The following are encoded together in the Halomonas halophila genome:
- a CDS encoding HvfC/BufC N-terminal domain-containing protein: MIALADWQRRFAAALRAPGVETPAELGTRAGLDVYRNNVRQSLIEALATAFPHTRTLLGPRYFAAAAGDYARDHLPREPRLSRYGAGFADFLDDLPPLAGHRYASDVCRLERARLDVGHAAEAPALDATRLAEHPDPARLCVTPRPATRRVRCRFAVGTLWQRLEQDEATDDPVVAGEEDWLAVRHGERVLLTPIDAVTATLYRRLREHPGAALGDALATVAEAHGETAAGEALGTLLGLGALCERHAAPSDDEPNEEAAP; the protein is encoded by the coding sequence ATGATCGCCCTGGCCGACTGGCAGCGACGCTTCGCCGCCGCCCTGCGCGCCCCCGGTGTCGAGACGCCCGCCGAACTGGGCACGCGCGCGGGACTCGACGTGTATCGCAACAACGTCCGTCAGAGCCTGATCGAGGCCCTGGCCACCGCCTTTCCCCATACCCGAACCCTGCTCGGCCCGCGCTACTTCGCCGCCGCGGCCGGCGACTACGCCCGCGATCACCTGCCCCGGGAGCCGCGGTTATCTCGCTACGGCGCCGGCTTCGCCGACTTCCTGGACGACCTGCCGCCGCTGGCCGGCCATCGCTACGCGAGCGACGTCTGCCGGCTGGAGCGCGCCCGGCTCGACGTCGGCCATGCCGCCGAGGCGCCGGCCCTGGACGCCACCCGGCTGGCCGAGCATCCCGACCCGGCACGCCTGTGCGTGACGCCGCGGCCGGCCACGCGGCGAGTGCGCTGTCGCTTCGCGGTGGGCACGCTGTGGCAGCGACTGGAGCAGGACGAGGCGACGGACGACCCCGTCGTCGCCGGCGAGGAGGACTGGCTAGCGGTGCGCCACGGCGAGCGCGTGCTGCTGACGCCAATCGACGCCGTCACCGCCACGCTGTATCGCAGGCTTCGGGAGCATCCCGGCGCGGCCCTGGGCGACGCGCTGGCGACGGTCGCCGAGGCCCACGGCGAGACGGCGGCCGGCGAGGCACTGGGCACCCTGCTCGGCCTCGGCGCGCTGTGCGAGCGCCATGCCGCGCCCAGTGATGACGAGCCGAACGAGGAGGCCGCCCCATGA
- a CDS encoding FadR/GntR family transcriptional regulator, with translation MSLEDLGPHLGDADALARRLARALLGGRWQPGDAFPKELDIAAHCAVSRNLVRNALASLTAAGLLERTAGRGTRVREVGDWHLLDPQMSDWLVGLTHPQPQLVRELLAFRYSAEPVVAELAARAAGDDDLARLEAAFRGMEDTADASALAGQHVEYDVAFHEAIYEASHNLIWRQMGHLLRPSILALVQHSQRPARGDDGLGDSLARHGAVLEAIKGGDGPRAARAAREVLGRTARDLGVDTDTGARAD, from the coding sequence ATGAGTCTCGAGGATCTGGGCCCCCACCTGGGCGATGCCGACGCCCTCGCCCGGCGGCTGGCTCGGGCGCTGCTCGGCGGGCGCTGGCAGCCCGGCGACGCCTTCCCCAAGGAGCTGGACATCGCCGCCCACTGCGCCGTCAGCCGCAACCTGGTGCGCAACGCCCTGGCCAGCCTGACCGCCGCGGGCCTGCTCGAGCGCACCGCCGGGCGCGGCACCCGGGTGCGTGAGGTCGGCGACTGGCATCTGCTCGATCCGCAGATGAGCGACTGGCTGGTCGGCCTGACGCATCCCCAGCCGCAGCTGGTGCGCGAGCTGCTGGCGTTCCGCTACTCCGCGGAGCCGGTGGTGGCGGAACTGGCCGCCCGCGCCGCCGGGGACGACGATCTGGCCCGCCTCGAGGCGGCCTTCCGCGGCATGGAAGACACCGCCGATGCCTCGGCGCTGGCCGGCCAGCACGTGGAGTACGACGTGGCCTTCCACGAGGCCATCTACGAGGCCAGCCACAACCTGATCTGGCGCCAGATGGGGCACCTGCTGCGGCCGTCGATCCTGGCCTTGGTGCAGCACTCCCAGCGCCCTGCCCGCGGCGACGACGGCCTCGGCGACAGCCTGGCGCGTCACGGCGCGGTGCTGGAGGCGATCAAGGGCGGCGACGGGCCGCGTGCCGCCCGGGCCGCCCGCGAGGTGCTGGGCCGCACCGCCCGCGACCTGGGCGTCGACACCGATACCGGCGCCCGCGCCGACTGA
- the bufB gene encoding MNIO family bufferin maturase, with protein sequence MSPSLTPNAVGIGFKPQHAQALLAAPRTADFLELHAENHMSAGGPAREELLELAERYPLSVHGVGLSLGGAERPDPAHLARLVELVNRLSPALVSEHLAWSRLDGDCYNDLLPVPLTEESLTLLARNIDIVQQALGRRLLIENPSLYVTIPINTLDEADFLTELVARTGCGLLLDLNNAYICAHNLGRDLDAYLAALPWQAVGEMHLAGHSLDTAVEPPLRIDDHGGPVTEAVWSLYRRWAPAAPEAPTLIEWDANVPTLDRWLEEAELARAHRATALPGEASRDKAPRRMPA encoded by the coding sequence ATGTCACCGTCCCTGACGCCGAATGCCGTGGGCATCGGCTTCAAGCCGCAGCATGCACAGGCGCTGCTCGCCGCCCCCCGGACGGCGGATTTCCTGGAGCTGCATGCCGAGAACCACATGAGCGCGGGTGGTCCCGCCCGCGAGGAGCTCCTTGAACTGGCCGAGCGCTATCCGCTCTCGGTACACGGCGTGGGGCTGTCGCTGGGCGGCGCCGAGCGCCCCGACCCGGCGCACCTCGCCCGGCTGGTCGAGCTGGTGAATCGGCTATCGCCGGCGCTGGTCTCGGAGCACCTGGCCTGGAGCCGGCTCGACGGCGACTGCTACAACGACCTGCTGCCGGTGCCGCTCACCGAGGAGAGCCTGACGCTGCTCGCCCGCAATATCGACATCGTCCAGCAGGCGCTGGGGCGCCGGCTGCTGATCGAGAACCCCAGCCTCTACGTGACGATCCCGATCAACACGCTCGACGAGGCCGACTTCCTCACCGAGCTGGTGGCCCGCACCGGCTGCGGGCTACTGCTGGACCTCAACAATGCCTATATCTGCGCCCATAACCTGGGGCGCGACCTCGACGCCTACCTGGCCGCCCTGCCCTGGCAGGCCGTGGGTGAGATGCACCTGGCCGGCCATAGCCTCGACACCGCCGTCGAGCCGCCGCTGCGCATCGACGACCACGGCGGCCCGGTCACCGAGGCCGTCTGGTCGCTGTATCGCCGCTGGGCGCCCGCCGCCCCCGAGGCGCCGACCCTGATCGAGTGGGACGCCAACGTGCCGACGCTCGATCGCTGGCTCGAGGAGGCCGAGCTGGCCCGTGCCCATCGCGCCACCGCCCTGCCGGGCGAGGCGTCACGGGACAAGGCGCCGAGGAGGATGCCGGCATGA
- a CDS encoding PhnE/PtxC family ABC transporter permease, which translates to MSDIALPRRPTWLAGRATGPRLARHTLTLIALAVLLLPLADLSVVTRDPWTELGRMLQGLAWPDFAGVESPFHALGLTVSVALWGTLAGVVLGFPLALLFARSRLVRAGCAFVRAIHELFWALLFLQVFGLSALTALAALAIPYAGIFAKVFAEILEQTPRAPADALPPGVGRLSRFLYAELPLAWTQLAAYTRYRFECGLRASVLLGFVGLPTLGFQLETAFREGRYPEAGALLWCFYLLIATLPWWSHRRLVPLLLVGGVFLLGPWPAVDGGLLWRFVSQDLWPAPLLASDWAGLVDWFASIPKLGPAIGNTLLLALLGTVGALLVAMALWPLASRHFGHPATRLAGRGLLVLLRSTPELMLAFVFLLLLGPSLLPAWLALALHNGALIAFLAARHADGLEPGMPGLPASGRLAYELLPRVYPSLLALLYYRAEVILRETAILGMLGVATLGYYIDENFQYLMFDTAAFLLLVTAGLNIAVDALSRRLRPREVPLEDPCLR; encoded by the coding sequence ATGAGCGATATCGCCCTGCCACGCCGGCCGACCTGGCTGGCCGGCCGCGCCACGGGCCCGCGCCTGGCCCGCCACACCCTGACGCTGATCGCCCTGGCGGTGCTGCTGCTGCCGCTGGCCGATCTGTCGGTGGTCACCCGCGACCCGTGGACGGAACTCGGGCGAATGCTCCAGGGCCTGGCCTGGCCGGACTTCGCCGGCGTCGAGTCGCCCTTCCATGCCCTGGGGCTGACCGTCTCGGTGGCGCTGTGGGGCACGCTGGCCGGCGTGGTGCTGGGATTTCCGCTGGCGCTGCTGTTCGCCCGTTCGCGGCTGGTGCGCGCCGGCTGCGCCTTCGTGCGCGCCATCCACGAGCTGTTCTGGGCGCTGCTGTTCCTGCAGGTGTTCGGCCTCTCGGCGCTGACCGCCCTGGCGGCGCTGGCGATTCCCTACGCCGGCATCTTCGCCAAGGTGTTCGCCGAGATCCTCGAGCAGACCCCGCGCGCGCCGGCCGATGCCCTGCCGCCCGGCGTCGGCCGGCTGTCGCGCTTCCTCTACGCCGAGCTGCCGCTGGCCTGGACCCAGCTCGCCGCCTACACCCGCTACCGCTTCGAGTGCGGCCTGCGCGCCAGCGTGCTGCTGGGCTTCGTCGGCCTGCCGACGCTGGGCTTCCAGCTCGAGACCGCCTTCCGCGAGGGACGCTATCCCGAGGCCGGCGCCCTGCTGTGGTGCTTCTACCTGCTGATCGCCACCCTGCCCTGGTGGAGCCACCGGCGGCTGGTGCCGCTGCTGCTGGTCGGCGGCGTCTTCCTGCTCGGCCCCTGGCCGGCGGTGGACGGCGGGCTCTTGTGGCGCTTCGTCAGCCAGGACCTGTGGCCCGCGCCGCTGCTGGCGAGCGACTGGGCGGGGCTGGTCGACTGGTTCGCGAGCATCCCCAAGCTCGGCCCGGCCATCGGCAACACCCTGCTGCTGGCGCTGCTCGGCACCGTCGGCGCGCTGCTGGTGGCGATGGCGCTGTGGCCGCTGGCCAGCCGCCACTTCGGCCATCCGGCGACCCGGCTGGCCGGCCGCGGGCTGCTGGTGCTGCTGCGCTCGACGCCGGAACTGATGCTGGCCTTCGTCTTCCTGCTGCTGCTCGGCCCCTCGCTGCTGCCCGCCTGGCTGGCGCTGGCGCTGCACAACGGCGCGTTGATCGCCTTCCTCGCCGCCCGCCACGCCGACGGCCTGGAGCCCGGCATGCCGGGGCTGCCCGCCTCGGGCCGGCTGGCCTACGAGCTGCTGCCGCGGGTCTATCCGAGCCTGCTGGCGCTGCTCTACTACCGCGCCGAGGTGATCCTGCGCGAGACGGCGATCCTCGGCATGCTGGGGGTGGCGACGCTCGGTTACTACATCGACGAGAACTTCCAGTACCTGATGTTCGACACCGCGGCCTTCCTGCTGCTGGTCACCGCCGGGCTCAACATCGCCGTGGATGCCCTCTCGCGCCGGCTCAGGCCCCGGGAGGTGCCGCTCGAAGACCCCTGCCTGCGCTGA
- a CDS encoding DoxX family protein — MNVLLMPLRLYYRRLEPALDRLPFDLVALLARIVLGSVFFRSALTKVDGFSIAQSTFFLFEHEYALPLISPVLAAWLATLAEFGLSLLLWAGLATRLAALGLLLMTLVIQTFVYPDAWVTHGLWATGLLTLLLRGPGALSLDRLLSRLLGRQVSAA, encoded by the coding sequence ATGAACGTGCTGCTGATGCCACTGCGCCTCTACTATCGCCGCCTCGAGCCGGCCCTCGACCGGCTGCCCTTCGATCTCGTGGCCCTGCTGGCGCGCATCGTGCTCGGTAGCGTCTTCTTCCGTTCGGCGCTGACCAAGGTCGACGGCTTCTCGATCGCCCAGAGCACCTTCTTCCTGTTCGAGCACGAGTACGCCCTGCCGCTGATCTCGCCGGTGCTCGCCGCCTGGCTGGCGACGCTGGCCGAGTTCGGGCTGTCGCTGCTGCTGTGGGCGGGCCTGGCGACCCGCCTGGCCGCCCTGGGCCTGCTGCTCATGACGCTGGTGATCCAGACGTTCGTCTATCCCGATGCCTGGGTCACCCACGGCCTCTGGGCCACGGGGCTGCTGACCCTGCTGCTGCGCGGCCCCGGCGCGCTGTCGCTGGATCGCCTGTTAAGCCGCCTGCTGGGCCGTCAGGTATCGGCGGCCTGA
- a CDS encoding putative selenate ABC transporter substrate-binding protein: MRWIAASAAALALFAQGAAADTFRFTAIPDEDQSRLVERFSKVADYLEERLDVEVEYVPVKSYGAAVTAFRNDQVQLAWFGGLSGVQARRLVPGSQAIAQGAEDAAFETYFIAHQSTGLEEGDELPDAIEDMSFTFGSKTSTSGRLMPEHYLRQRFGEAPDELFSRVGFSGDHSRTIALVEAGTYELGAVNYAVWDAAVEDGRVDTDQVQVIWTTPSYPDYQWTLRGDADERYGEGFSDRVREALLAMDDPELLDSFPRSAFIPADNTMYAPIEDVAEELGLLR, translated from the coding sequence ATGCGCTGGATCGCCGCTTCCGCCGCCGCCCTCGCCCTGTTCGCCCAGGGTGCGGCCGCCGATACCTTCCGCTTCACCGCCATCCCCGACGAGGACCAGTCGCGCCTGGTCGAGCGCTTCTCCAAGGTCGCCGACTACCTCGAGGAGCGGCTCGACGTCGAGGTGGAATACGTGCCGGTGAAGTCCTACGGCGCGGCGGTCACCGCCTTCCGCAACGACCAGGTCCAGCTGGCCTGGTTCGGCGGCCTCTCCGGCGTCCAGGCGCGCCGCCTGGTGCCGGGCTCCCAGGCCATCGCCCAGGGCGCCGAGGACGCGGCCTTCGAGACCTACTTCATCGCCCACCAGTCGACGGGGCTGGAAGAAGGGGACGAGCTGCCCGACGCGATCGAGGACATGAGCTTCACCTTCGGCTCCAAGACCTCCACCTCCGGGCGCCTGATGCCCGAGCACTACCTGCGTCAGCGCTTCGGCGAGGCGCCGGACGAGCTGTTCTCGCGGGTCGGCTTCTCCGGCGATCACTCGCGCACCATCGCCCTGGTCGAGGCCGGCACCTACGAGCTGGGCGCGGTCAACTACGCGGTGTGGGACGCCGCGGTGGAGGATGGCCGCGTCGACACCGACCAGGTGCAGGTGATCTGGACCACGCCGAGCTACCCCGACTACCAGTGGACGCTGCGCGGCGACGCCGACGAGCGCTACGGCGAGGGCTTCTCCGACCGGGTCCGCGAGGCGCTGCTGGCGATGGACGACCCCGAGCTGCTCGACAGCTTCCCGCGTTCGGCCTTCATCCCCGCCGACAACACCATGTACGCGCCGATCGAGGACGTCGCGGAAGAGCTCGGCCTGCTGCGCTGA
- a CDS encoding BufA1 family periplasmic bufferin-type metallophore: MKRSTMLAAVFTTAIAQAGAMSAAQAQDDEAMEKCYGVALAGQNDCKAGPGTTCAGTSTVDYQGNAWTLVPEGTCTSIETPHGMGSLSEIERP; this comes from the coding sequence ATGAAGCGTTCCACCATGCTGGCTGCCGTGTTCACCACCGCCATCGCCCAGGCGGGCGCCATGAGCGCCGCCCAGGCCCAGGACGACGAAGCCATGGAGAAGTGCTACGGCGTGGCCCTGGCCGGCCAGAACGACTGCAAGGCGGGCCCGGGCACCACCTGCGCCGGCACCTCCACCGTGGACTACCAGGGCAACGCCTGGACGCTGGTGCCGGAAGGCACCTGCACCAGCATCGAGACGCCCCACGGTATGGGCAGCCTGAGCGAGATCGAGCGTCCCTGA
- a CDS encoding MFS transporter, protein MSYRTLLRDHRGLMGIAVLAMFSSSLGQSFFVGLFQAPIAERLGFSAGEFGTAYSLVTLAAGFAMLRLGPAIDWVAPRRFALAILAALGIGILLLTASPWWPLGLLGLGLVRLCGQGMMSHLGNTLAGREFEGLRGRALGLAGMGLMLGETLLPPLVAGLLVWLGWRELWWGLAAVLAALWVLVLMRAPWPEAPGARPDRAAAAQGPRPFRDARFWRLLPLLMTLPVAMTGLFIYQAQLTSSMGSSLAIYSLALTGMGLAKLPGALLGGHWVDRLGAVRLARLYLLPFALGLVLALTLGGHLAIWALMVGGGLAMGSQESIATSLLVRLWGAEHLGRVRATLSAAMVFSTGIAPAVLGVALDLGASFSLVLAGMLALLVGGWCLAQGVLRQAADT, encoded by the coding sequence ATGAGCTATCGCACCCTGCTGAGGGACCATCGGGGGCTGATGGGCATCGCCGTGCTGGCGATGTTCTCGTCGAGCCTGGGGCAGAGCTTCTTCGTCGGCCTGTTCCAGGCGCCCATCGCCGAACGGCTGGGCTTCTCCGCCGGCGAGTTCGGCACCGCCTATTCGCTGGTCACCCTGGCCGCCGGCTTCGCCATGCTGCGCCTGGGGCCCGCCATCGACTGGGTGGCGCCGCGCCGCTTCGCGCTGGCCATCCTGGCGGCGCTGGGCATCGGCATCCTGCTGCTGACCGCCTCGCCCTGGTGGCCGCTGGGGCTGCTTGGCCTGGGGCTGGTGCGCCTGTGCGGCCAGGGCATGATGAGCCACCTCGGCAACACCCTGGCCGGGCGCGAGTTCGAGGGACTGCGCGGTCGGGCCCTGGGGCTCGCCGGCATGGGGCTGATGCTCGGCGAGACCCTGCTGCCGCCGCTGGTGGCGGGGCTGCTGGTGTGGCTCGGCTGGCGCGAGCTGTGGTGGGGGCTGGCCGCGGTGCTGGCGGCGCTGTGGGTACTCGTGCTGATGCGGGCGCCCTGGCCCGAGGCGCCCGGCGCACGCCCCGACAGGGCCGCGGCGGCGCAGGGGCCGAGGCCGTTTCGCGATGCACGCTTCTGGCGCCTGCTGCCGCTGCTGATGACCCTGCCGGTGGCCATGACCGGGCTGTTCATCTATCAGGCGCAGCTGACCTCGTCGATGGGCAGCTCGCTGGCGATCTATTCCCTGGCGCTGACCGGCATGGGGCTCGCCAAGCTGCCCGGCGCGCTGCTCGGCGGGCACTGGGTGGATCGGCTGGGCGCGGTGCGCCTGGCCAGGCTCTATCTGCTGCCCTTCGCGCTGGGGCTGGTGCTGGCGCTCACCCTGGGCGGCCATCTGGCGATCTGGGCGCTGATGGTCGGCGGCGGGCTCGCCATGGGGTCTCAGGAATCCATCGCCACCAGCCTGCTGGTGCGGCTGTGGGGCGCCGAACATCTGGGGCGGGTACGGGCCACGCTGAGCGCGGCCATGGTCTTCTCCACCGGCATCGCCCCGGCGGTGCTCGGCGTGGCGCTGGATCTGGGGGCGTCCTTCTCGCTGGTGCTGGCCGGCATGCTGGCGCTGTTGGTTGGCGGCTGGTGCCTGGCCCAGGGCGTGCTGCGTCAGGCCGCCGATACCTGA
- a CDS encoding 2-dehydro-3-deoxygalactonokinase, whose protein sequence is MSESISTRLAWVAVDWGSSNLRAWAMDAGGAVLAEAEAARGMLGLAPADYEPALLAVIGDWLPAEGRITVLVCGMAGARQGWREAPYRPVPTALDALAEGAVSPAVEDARLDVRLLPGLCQGADAGGFDVMRGEETQLAGLAALESGVSGLVCLPGTHAKWATLDSGRVERFHTYMTGELYRLLAERSVLAHSLSEDDLEDSACREAFSAAVAEAAAAPEAFTRTLFGLRAMDLLDDALPDGEARGAVLAARLSGLAIGLELAGACGELAAGQSVRLIGVEALCRRYALALSALGHSSEIIANRRAVLAGLGLAHAALAHDALDHD, encoded by the coding sequence ATGAGTGAATCGATTTCCACGCGGCTGGCCTGGGTCGCCGTCGACTGGGGCTCCAGCAACCTGCGCGCCTGGGCCATGGACGCGGGCGGCGCGGTGCTGGCCGAGGCCGAGGCCGCCCGCGGCATGCTGGGCCTGGCCCCGGCCGACTATGAGCCGGCGCTGCTGGCCGTCATCGGCGACTGGCTGCCGGCCGAGGGCCGCATCACGGTGCTGGTATGCGGCATGGCCGGGGCTCGCCAGGGCTGGCGCGAGGCGCCGTACCGGCCGGTGCCCACCGCGCTCGACGCCCTGGCCGAGGGCGCGGTGAGCCCGGCCGTCGAGGACGCACGCCTCGACGTGCGTCTGCTGCCCGGCCTGTGCCAGGGCGCGGACGCCGGCGGCTTCGACGTGATGCGCGGCGAGGAGACCCAGCTCGCCGGCCTGGCGGCCCTCGAGTCCGGCGTTTCCGGCCTCGTCTGCCTGCCCGGCACCCATGCCAAGTGGGCGACCCTCGACAGCGGCCGGGTCGAGCGTTTCCACACCTACATGACCGGCGAGCTCTATCGCCTGCTGGCCGAACGCTCCGTGCTGGCCCACTCGCTCTCCGAGGACGACCTCGAGGACTCGGCCTGCCGCGAGGCCTTCAGCGCCGCGGTGGCCGAGGCCGCCGCCGCGCCCGAGGCCTTCACCCGGACGCTGTTCGGGCTGCGCGCCATGGACCTGCTCGACGACGCCCTGCCGGATGGCGAGGCCCGCGGCGCCGTGCTGGCGGCCCGGCTCTCCGGGCTCGCCATCGGCCTGGAGCTGGCCGGCGCCTGTGGCGAGCTGGCCGCAGGCCAGAGCGTGCGGCTGATCGGCGTCGAGGCGCTGTGCCGCCGCTACGCCCTGGCGCTCTCGGCGCTGGGCCACTCAAGCGAGATCATCGCCAACCGGCGCGCGGTGCTGGCCGGCCTCGGGCTGGCTCACGCCGCCCTCGCGCACGATGCCCTTGACCATGACTGA
- the dgoD gene encoding galactonate dehydratase, with amino-acid sequence MKITRLKTWQVPPRWLFLKIETDEGVYGWGEPVIEGRAATVEAAVHELSDYLIGQDPHRIEHLWNTMYRAGFYRGGPILMSAIAGIDQALWDLKGRDLGVPVHQLLGGAVRDRMRMYAWTGGDRPSDVGEGAKALVDQGFTAFKMNGTPELQIVDSHRKVDEAVARVSEAREAVGPDVGIGIDFHGRVHRPMAKALLRELEPFHPMFVEEPVAPEHLPSLKHIAGGLGYPLATGERLHTRFEFRDLLADGMIDIVQPDLSHCGGISEGLKIAALASAHDVAMAPHCPLGPLTLATSLHVDAVSHNAFIQEQSMGIHYNKDNDVLDYLVDKSALSIEDGFCAIPQGPGLGVEIDEAFVEERAKVGHRWRNPVWTHDDGSIAEW; translated from the coding sequence ATGAAGATCACCCGACTCAAGACCTGGCAGGTGCCGCCGCGCTGGCTGTTTCTCAAGATCGAGACCGACGAGGGCGTCTACGGCTGGGGTGAGCCGGTCATCGAAGGCCGTGCCGCCACCGTCGAGGCCGCGGTCCACGAGCTGTCCGACTATCTGATCGGCCAGGACCCGCACCGCATCGAGCACCTGTGGAACACGATGTACCGCGCCGGCTTCTACCGCGGCGGGCCGATCCTGATGAGCGCCATCGCCGGCATCGACCAGGCGCTGTGGGACCTCAAGGGCCGCGACCTGGGCGTGCCCGTGCACCAGCTGCTGGGCGGCGCCGTGCGCGACAGGATGCGCATGTACGCCTGGACCGGCGGCGACCGGCCGAGTGACGTGGGCGAGGGCGCCAAGGCGCTGGTCGATCAGGGCTTCACCGCCTTCAAGATGAACGGCACCCCGGAGCTGCAGATCGTCGACAGCCATCGCAAGGTCGACGAGGCCGTGGCGCGGGTCTCCGAGGCCCGCGAGGCGGTGGGTCCGGACGTCGGCATCGGCATCGACTTCCACGGCCGCGTGCACCGGCCCATGGCCAAGGCGCTGCTGCGCGAGCTGGAGCCCTTCCACCCGATGTTCGTCGAGGAGCCGGTAGCCCCCGAGCACCTGCCCAGCCTCAAGCACATCGCCGGCGGGCTCGGCTATCCGCTGGCCACCGGCGAGCGCCTGCATACCCGCTTCGAGTTCCGCGATCTGCTGGCCGACGGCATGATCGACATCGTCCAGCCCGACCTGTCCCACTGCGGCGGCATCAGCGAGGGCCTGAAGATCGCCGCCCTGGCCTCCGCCCACGACGTGGCCATGGCCCCGCACTGCCCGCTCGGCCCGCTGACGCTGGCCACCTCGCTGCACGTGGATGCGGTCAGCCACAACGCCTTCATCCAGGAACAGAGCATGGGCATCCACTACAACAAGGACAACGACGTGCTCGACTACCTGGTCGACAAGTCGGCGCTCAGCATCGAGGACGGCTTCTGCGCCATTCCCCAGGGGCCGGGGCTGGGCGTGGAGATCGACGAGGCCTTCGTCGAGGAGCGCGCCAAGGTGGGCCATCGCTGGCGCAACCCGGTGTGGACCCATGACGACGGCTCCATCGCCGAATGGTAA
- a CDS encoding RidA family protein, whose product MTLQRHDTKARMSRAVIHNGVAYLCGQVAGPEARQGDITEQTESMLARVDGLLAEIGSDREHLLTATVYLKDGNDVAAMNAVWDAWVPEGHAPARTCVCAPLPADELRVEVTVTALVKDA is encoded by the coding sequence ATGACCCTCCAGCGCCATGACACCAAGGCCCGCATGAGCCGGGCCGTGATCCACAACGGCGTGGCCTACCTGTGCGGCCAGGTGGCCGGCCCCGAGGCCCGCCAGGGCGACATCACCGAGCAGACCGAGAGCATGCTGGCCCGCGTCGATGGCCTGCTGGCCGAGATCGGCTCCGACCGCGAGCACCTGCTGACCGCCACCGTCTACCTCAAGGACGGCAACGACGTCGCGGCCATGAACGCCGTGTGGGACGCCTGGGTGCCCGAGGGCCACGCCCCGGCGCGTACCTGCGTTTGCGCGCCGCTGCCGGCCGACGAGCTCCGGGTCGAGGTCACCGTCACCGCCCTGGTAAAGGACGCCTGA
- a CDS encoding ATP-binding cassette domain-containing protein, producing the protein MAPTADTGETLLTLDGVDLGHGERVVLPRVHLRLARGERVALLGPSGAGKSTLLAALRTRLGDTVAWCPQHHGLVPGLAVYHNVYMGRLAEHSALANLWNLVRPLRGPWGEVAALCELVGLDGLMRRPVGQLSGGQRQRTAIARALYQQREVFLGDEPVASVDPHQAHRLLGLIEERHTTSVIALHQRELALTRFDRVWGVRDGRLMIDAPTSTLSLTDLDALYPDADDTVPPGETPEPAAPSPASLPCSRGRA; encoded by the coding sequence ATGGCGCCGACGGCAGACACGGGCGAGACACTGCTGACGCTCGACGGCGTCGATCTGGGCCACGGCGAGCGGGTGGTGCTGCCCCGGGTGCATCTGCGGCTGGCGCGCGGCGAGCGCGTCGCTCTGCTTGGCCCCAGCGGGGCCGGCAAGTCCACGCTGCTGGCGGCCCTGCGCACGCGGCTCGGCGATACGGTCGCCTGGTGCCCGCAGCACCACGGCCTGGTGCCGGGGCTGGCGGTCTATCACAACGTCTACATGGGCCGGCTCGCCGAGCATTCGGCGCTGGCCAATCTGTGGAACCTGGTGCGGCCGCTGCGCGGCCCCTGGGGCGAGGTGGCCGCGCTGTGCGAGCTGGTCGGCCTGGACGGGCTGATGCGCCGCCCGGTGGGGCAGCTGTCCGGCGGCCAGCGCCAGCGCACCGCCATCGCCCGGGCGCTCTACCAGCAGCGTGAGGTGTTCCTGGGCGACGAGCCGGTGGCCAGCGTCGATCCCCACCAGGCCCACCGCCTGCTGGGACTGATCGAGGAACGCCACACCACCAGCGTGATCGCCCTGCACCAGCGCGAGCTGGCGCTGACCCGCTTCGACCGCGTCTGGGGCGTGCGCGACGGCCGGCTGATGATCGACGCCCCGACGTCGACGCTGAGCCTGACCGACCTCGACGCCCTCTACCCGGACGCCGACGATACCGTCCCGCCCGGGGAGACGCCCGAACCCGCGGCGCCCTCGCCGGCGTCCCTGCCCTGTTCCCGGGGGCGCGCATGA